The Desulfobacterales bacterium genome has a segment encoding these proteins:
- the mce gene encoding methylmalonyl-CoA epimerase, with protein sequence MKILKIDHLGIAVNHIDQAKNFWAGILGLPFEGTETVAEQKVTTAFFPVGESEVELLESTSPDGPIAAYIAKRGEGIQHIAFRVDDIEAALAELKAKGVRLIDETPRKGAGGAKIAFLHPKSTGGVLVELSER encoded by the coding sequence ATGAAGATTCTGAAAATTGACCATCTGGGAATTGCCGTGAACCATATCGACCAAGCCAAAAATTTTTGGGCCGGCATTTTGGGGTTGCCGTTCGAGGGCACCGAAACCGTGGCGGAGCAGAAGGTGACGACGGCCTTTTTCCCGGTGGGAGAGAGCGAAGTGGAATTATTGGAGTCCACATCCCCGGATGGCCCCATTGCCGCCTACATTGCAAAAAGAGGTGAGGGAATTCAGCATATTGCCTTTCGGGTGGACGACATTGAAGCAGCCCTCGCCGAATTGAAGGCCAAGGGGGTACGTTTGATTGATGAAACGCCCCGAAAAGGCGCCGGTGGCGCGAAGATTGCGTTTTTACACCCGAAATCGACCGGCGGGGTGCTGGTGGAACTCTCCGAGCGGTAG